A single region of the Pontibacter kalidii genome encodes:
- a CDS encoding riboflavin synthase yields MFTGIIEALGRVTAIEDEQTNKHFTLTSPFINELKIDQSVAHNGVCLTVVRINGEEYTVTAIDETLRKTNLHSLKVGDPVNLERCMQANGRFDGHVVQGHVDQTGVCEEVKDENGSWVFTFSYDTSQGNVTVEKGSICVNGISLTVVNSREDRFSVAIIPYTFEHTNLHTVKPGDTVNLEFDIIGKYVARLLGKS; encoded by the coding sequence ATGTTTACCGGAATAATAGAGGCCCTGGGCCGCGTAACTGCCATAGAGGACGAGCAAACCAACAAACACTTCACACTCACGTCACCTTTCATCAACGAGTTGAAGATAGACCAAAGCGTGGCGCACAACGGCGTGTGCCTGACGGTGGTACGCATAAACGGGGAGGAGTACACAGTGACGGCTATTGACGAGACGCTGCGCAAAACGAACCTGCACAGCCTGAAAGTGGGCGATCCGGTGAACCTGGAGCGCTGCATGCAGGCCAACGGCCGTTTCGACGGGCATGTGGTGCAGGGGCACGTGGACCAGACCGGGGTTTGCGAGGAAGTAAAGGACGAGAACGGCAGCTGGGTCTTTACCTTCAGCTACGATACCAGCCAGGGCAATGTGACTGTGGAGAAAGGCTCCATCTGCGTAAACGGCATCAGCCTGACGGTGGTAAACTCGCGGGAGGACCGGTTTTCAGTGGCCATCATTCCGTATACTTTTGAGCACACCAACCTGCACACGGTAAAGCCCGGCGACACTGTTAACCTGGAGTTCGACATCATCGGAAAGTATGTGGCCAGGCTGCTGGGGAAAAGTTAG
- a CDS encoding DoxX family protein codes for MAFFKDRILATHDTWGLTIVRVMLGLVMWPHGAQKLFGWFGGYGPAAFMASFEKVSGMPGWLGWLVIIIEFVGAICLILGFWVRLWGLAFIGLFVGIILALHLPYGFFMNWGGNQPGEGYEYHLLVIGMAWALAVGGAGKLSIDRSMANQERKF; via the coding sequence ATGGCTTTTTTCAAAGACAGAATACTGGCAACGCACGACACCTGGGGCCTGACGATTGTGCGGGTAATGTTAGGGCTTGTGATGTGGCCGCACGGGGCTCAGAAGCTGTTTGGCTGGTTTGGCGGGTATGGGCCTGCCGCTTTTATGGCGTCCTTCGAAAAAGTCTCCGGGATGCCCGGTTGGCTGGGCTGGCTGGTGATCATCATCGAGTTTGTAGGCGCTATCTGCCTGATCCTGGGCTTTTGGGTGCGCCTGTGGGGTCTGGCTTTTATCGGCCTTTTTGTCGGAATCATACTTGCCCTACACCTTCCCTACGGGTTCTTTATGAACTGGGGCGGTAACCAGCCGGGCGAAGGCTATGAATACCACTTACTGGTCATCGGTATGGCATGGGCCCTGGCAGTTGGGGGCGCCGGCAAGCTCAGCATCGACCGAAGTATGGCGAACCAGGAGCGGAAATTTTGA
- a CDS encoding TonB-dependent receptor plug domain-containing protein, whose product MYEERKGGNKLDLPADRADQSEYRLHNILVGSFNWDHQLENSNSSFSLYGSGQNTKRTHYTGINQSDGWGRTRSHTLQGGFQYNHNVSNFLGGSNTFTMGAEHLYDNTFDEIAAYNYLIDQKNNLAGLFLQSDWNVSPTFTILAGVRASKHDKVEKLMLTPRLNMLYKLGTTTQLRGSYARGFRAPQAFETDLHIAFAGGGISLIQLDPELREETSDALNASLDFNKPSERMIYGFTVDAFYTRLYHAFVLEEIGMDEQGNQQLLRTNGSPSTVKGMTLEGRLNYDQRFQVETGLTVQRSRYDAPVAWSSEIAGTRKYTRTPDLYGYYVLTLLPQSRFNATFSGVLTGPMLVPHFAGAPGVVEDKLHTSPTFVENNLKLAYRFTIKSIKQDLQLHAGVQNILNAYQKDFDTGPYRDSNYVYGPARPRTLFFGLRFGLL is encoded by the coding sequence ATTTACGAGGAGCGCAAAGGCGGCAATAAGCTGGATCTACCTGCCGACCGCGCCGACCAGTCAGAGTACCGGCTGCACAACATTCTGGTAGGCAGCTTTAACTGGGACCATCAGCTCGAAAACAGCAACTCATCGTTCAGCCTCTACGGATCAGGCCAAAACACCAAACGGACGCACTATACAGGTATAAACCAGTCGGATGGATGGGGCCGGACCAGGAGCCATACCCTACAGGGTGGCTTTCAGTACAACCACAACGTAAGCAATTTCCTGGGCGGCAGCAATACCTTTACCATGGGCGCGGAGCACTTGTATGACAATACATTTGATGAAATAGCCGCCTATAACTACCTGATAGACCAGAAAAACAACCTGGCCGGCCTATTCCTGCAAAGCGACTGGAATGTATCCCCTACCTTTACCATCCTTGCCGGCGTGCGGGCCAGCAAGCACGATAAGGTGGAAAAGCTGATGCTGACGCCGCGGCTAAACATGCTTTACAAGCTTGGCACCACCACCCAGCTGCGCGGCTCCTATGCGCGTGGCTTCAGGGCACCGCAGGCATTTGAAACCGACCTGCACATAGCCTTCGCCGGCGGAGGCATCTCCCTTATTCAGCTTGACCCGGAGCTGAGGGAGGAAACCTCCGATGCCTTAAACGCTTCATTGGATTTCAATAAACCCAGCGAGCGCATGATCTATGGCTTCACGGTAGATGCGTTCTACACCCGCCTCTACCATGCCTTCGTGCTGGAGGAGATAGGTATGGATGAACAGGGTAATCAGCAGCTGCTGCGCACGAACGGTAGCCCCTCCACCGTAAAAGGGATGACGCTGGAGGGCCGCCTGAACTATGACCAGCGGTTCCAGGTGGAGACGGGCCTGACGGTACAACGCTCCCGGTACGATGCGCCGGTTGCCTGGTCGTCGGAGATAGCCGGAACGCGAAAATACACCCGCACGCCAGACTTGTATGGCTATTATGTGCTCACGCTTCTGCCGCAAAGCCGCTTCAACGCCACTTTCTCGGGTGTACTGACGGGCCCGATGCTGGTGCCGCACTTTGCTGGAGCCCCCGGAGTGGTGGAAGACAAGCTGCATACTTCGCCCACGTTCGTAGAAAACAACCTGAAACTGGCTTATCGCTTCACAATTAAAAGTATAAAACAGGACCTGCAGTTACATGCCGGCGTGCAAAATATCCTAAATGCCTACCAGAAGGATTTTGACACCGGGCCTTACCGCGATAGCAACTATGTGTATGGCCCGGCACGGCCGCGCACCTTGTTCTTTGGGCTCCGCTTCGGTCTGCTTTAA
- a CDS encoding TonB-dependent receptor has translation MRNSLLLLFSFVTITASAQEASILGLVMSETGKPVPFATVLLEGTPWGTTTDLGGNYALGDLPAGKYEVQVKAIGYKRAQQTVQVAADTLVTMDFILQESHATLHEVVVTGTRTERRRLESPVAVNVLDSRTFGFTQSNTLSEGLCFQPGLRMETDCQTCNYTQLRINGLGGSYSQVLVNSRPIFISLMSLYGLEQLPANMVERVEVVRGGGSVLYGSSAIAGTVNIITKEPTESTYTLSTNSAVIDGAAWDHILNANVNTVNEEQHAGFSFFASHRNREAFDANGDGFSELTQLHNNSFGFNTFFKPTDRDKVEVNG, from the coding sequence ATGAGAAACTCACTTTTACTCCTTTTTTCCTTTGTCACTATAACCGCCTCAGCGCAGGAGGCCAGCATCCTGGGGCTGGTAATGTCTGAAACAGGCAAACCTGTCCCTTTCGCCACTGTTCTGCTAGAGGGGACGCCGTGGGGCACTACTACTGACCTGGGGGGAAACTATGCCCTCGGGGATCTTCCGGCAGGCAAGTATGAAGTACAGGTAAAAGCCATTGGCTACAAACGGGCGCAGCAAACGGTGCAGGTAGCGGCAGACACGCTGGTCACGATGGACTTTATACTTCAGGAGAGCCATGCCACACTACATGAGGTGGTGGTAACCGGCACCCGCACCGAGCGACGCAGGCTGGAAAGCCCCGTAGCCGTAAATGTACTCGACAGCCGCACCTTCGGCTTTACACAGTCCAACACGCTGAGCGAAGGGCTTTGCTTTCAGCCGGGCCTGCGCATGGAAACCGACTGCCAGACCTGCAATTACACGCAGCTGCGCATAAACGGGCTGGGTGGCTCCTACTCGCAGGTGCTCGTGAACAGCCGTCCTATCTTTATTTCGCTCATGAGCCTCTATGGGCTGGAGCAGCTTCCAGCCAATATGGTGGAGCGCGTGGAGGTAGTCCGCGGCGGCGGCTCTGTGCTCTACGGCTCAAGCGCCATTGCCGGCACGGTGAACATCATTACCAAAGAGCCGACGGAAAGCACTTACACCCTCTCTACCAACTCCGCTGTGATAGATGGTGCTGCCTGGGACCATATCCTGAACGCGAATGTGAACACGGTGAACGAGGAACAGCATGCCGGTTTCTCCTTCTTCGCCTCGCACCGCAACAGGGAAGCCTTTGACGCCAACGGTGACGGCTTTTCAGAGCTCACGCAGCTCCACAACAACTCCTTTGGCTTCAACACCTTTTTTAAGCCGACCGATCGCGATAAAGTAGAGGTGAATGGCTGA
- a CDS encoding SIR2 family NAD-dependent protein deacylase codes for MDAQKKKLVVLTGAGISAESGIATFRDANGLWEGHDVMEVASPQGWQKNPELVLDFYNQRRKNAHTVKPNAAHEALADLEKDFDVRIITQNVDDLHERAGSTNVIHLHGKLFESRSTLDPSLVYPIEGWELKKGDKCERGSQLRPNIVWFGEAVPMMEVAIAETLQADIFLVVGTSLVVYPAAGLVDYVDHEVPIFVVDPNLPSIRVRPNLHRYEEKASTGMEKVAKLLREKYK; via the coding sequence ATGGATGCTCAGAAGAAAAAGCTGGTGGTGCTGACAGGTGCCGGCATAAGTGCCGAAAGCGGCATCGCCACTTTCCGGGATGCAAACGGGCTGTGGGAAGGCCATGACGTGATGGAGGTTGCCTCTCCGCAGGGATGGCAAAAGAACCCGGAGCTGGTGCTCGATTTCTATAACCAGCGCCGCAAAAACGCCCATACCGTAAAGCCGAACGCTGCCCACGAGGCTCTGGCCGATCTGGAGAAGGACTTTGACGTGCGGATCATCACCCAGAATGTGGACGACCTGCACGAGCGTGCCGGCTCCACTAACGTCATCCACCTGCACGGCAAGCTGTTCGAGAGCCGGAGCACCCTGGACCCTAGTCTGGTGTACCCCATTGAGGGTTGGGAGCTGAAGAAAGGGGATAAATGTGAGCGCGGATCGCAGCTGCGCCCCAACATCGTATGGTTTGGAGAAGCCGTACCCATGATGGAGGTTGCCATTGCGGAAACACTACAGGCAGATATCTTTTTGGTGGTGGGCACCTCGCTGGTAGTATATCCCGCCGCTGGCCTGGTGGATTATGTAGACCATGAGGTACCGATTTTTGTGGTAGACCCCAACCTTCCAAGTATACGAGTGCGGCCAAATTTGCACCGCTACGAAGAAAAAGCCAGCACTGGCATGGAAAAGGTGGCGAAGCTGCTTCGGGAGAAGTATAAATAA
- a CDS encoding AAA family ATPase, which translates to MQAIIFCGIQASGKSTFYRERFFNSHVRISLDLLRTRHRELLFLETCLKSQTRYVVDNTNPTRAERAKYIGMAKAAKYEVVGYYFETSSEEAVRRNSQRAGRFLIPVKGIYGTRKRLEVPGLSEGYDKLYLVRLRPWGEYEVRQVAE; encoded by the coding sequence ATGCAAGCCATTATCTTTTGCGGCATACAAGCCAGCGGCAAGTCAACTTTTTACAGGGAACGCTTCTTTAACAGCCATGTGCGCATCAGCCTGGATTTGCTCCGCACCCGCCACCGTGAACTGCTTTTCCTGGAGACTTGCCTGAAGAGCCAGACGCGCTATGTGGTGGATAATACCAACCCCACCAGAGCAGAACGTGCAAAGTATATAGGTATGGCAAAAGCTGCCAAGTATGAGGTGGTGGGTTACTACTTTGAGACCAGTTCTGAGGAGGCGGTGAGGCGGAACAGCCAGCGGGCAGGGAGGTTCTTGATACCTGTTAAAGGAATTTACGGCACCCGTAAACGGCTGGAAGTGCCGGGTTTGAGCGAAGGCTATGACAAGCTCTATCTGGTGCGGCTAAGGCCTTGGGGGGAGTATGAAGTGCGGCAGGTAGCGGAGTAG
- a CDS encoding pyridoxal phosphate-dependent aminotransferase, with the protein MIKSSKRLHHVSYALRGPLYERANELELAGQRITKLNIGNPAPFGFEAPEEVVQHIIRNLGNAQGYSDHKGLLSAREAVKRYYDAKGVVNISTDDIFLGNGLSELIMHAVEALLDEGDEVLVPSPDYPLWTASVRFAGGKAVHYRCDEEADWFPDVQDIRSKLTSRTRALVLINPNNPTGAVYSRELLQELVQLAEEHNLLIFSDEIYDKILYDEVAFTSAASLSDEVVFVTLSGLSKNYLAAGFRAGWLLVSGARHKAQEYVNGLNTLASLRVCSNVPAQFAIEAALQGQQSMHTLTSPNGRLGLQRAICYEKLTAIPGVTCVKPKGAFYMFPKLDLKQFTVLDDQEFALNLLTEQHVLLVPGTGFNYTHPDHFRVVYLPEPIELSQTLERLADFLQVHQVTKLEKLGV; encoded by the coding sequence ATGATCAAAAGCAGCAAGCGCCTCCACCATGTATCGTATGCCCTGCGAGGGCCTCTGTATGAGCGGGCAAACGAACTTGAACTGGCGGGGCAGCGCATTACAAAACTTAACATCGGTAATCCGGCCCCTTTTGGGTTTGAGGCCCCTGAGGAGGTGGTGCAGCACATCATCCGCAATCTGGGGAATGCACAGGGATACTCTGACCACAAAGGACTGCTAAGTGCACGGGAGGCCGTTAAGCGTTACTACGATGCGAAAGGTGTTGTCAACATCAGCACCGATGATATCTTCCTGGGCAACGGCCTGAGTGAGTTGATTATGCACGCCGTGGAGGCACTGCTGGATGAGGGGGACGAGGTGCTGGTGCCATCGCCGGACTATCCGCTCTGGACGGCTTCCGTGCGCTTTGCCGGTGGCAAGGCTGTACATTACCGTTGCGATGAAGAGGCTGACTGGTTTCCGGACGTGCAGGATATCCGGAGCAAGCTCACGAGCCGCACCCGCGCGCTGGTGCTCATCAACCCAAACAATCCTACAGGGGCCGTATACTCCAGGGAGCTGCTGCAGGAACTGGTGCAACTTGCGGAGGAGCACAACCTGCTTATCTTTTCGGATGAGATCTATGACAAGATTCTGTACGACGAAGTGGCGTTTACTTCCGCTGCCTCCTTGTCGGATGAGGTGGTGTTTGTAACCCTCAGCGGACTTTCCAAGAACTACCTGGCTGCCGGCTTCCGAGCAGGGTGGTTGCTGGTGAGCGGTGCCAGGCACAAAGCGCAGGAATACGTGAACGGACTAAACACCCTGGCCAGCCTGCGGGTGTGCAGCAACGTACCAGCACAGTTTGCCATTGAGGCGGCGCTACAGGGCCAGCAAAGCATGCACACCCTTACCAGCCCAAACGGAAGGCTGGGGCTGCAACGTGCCATCTGCTACGAGAAACTAACGGCTATTCCTGGCGTTACCTGCGTTAAGCCTAAAGGGGCATTTTACATGTTCCCGAAGCTGGACCTGAAGCAGTTTACTGTTTTAGATGACCAGGAATTTGCCCTGAACCTGCTCACAGAGCAGCATGTGCTGCTGGTACCCGGCACAGGCTTTAACTATACGCACCCCGACCATTTCAGGGTAGTGTACCTGCCGGAACCGATAGAACTGTCCCAAACCTTGGAAAGGTTGGCGGACTTTCTGCAGGTGCATCAGGTAACGAAGCTGGAGAAACTAGGGGTTTAG
- a CDS encoding M2 family metallopeptidase codes for MKKLIFTGLTAAALLSACSSQKTETAGTEQTAEITEVQQEAQAFLDQYSTRYQELYTRSAEAEWASNTKIVEGDTTNAAATRRANEAFAAFTGSAENIQMARTMLEKKDQLTPLQVKQYEAILYAGANNPQIIPDVVKARIKAETEQTEKLYGFDYRIYEKSVSTNEIDNILKTESDLKKRLDAWNASKAVGPNLKEGLLNLRQLRNKTVQSLGYDDYFSYQASDYGMSREEMMDLMRQINEELRPLYRELHTYARYELAKKYGVKEVPDYLPAHWVPNRWGQDWSSMVEVEGIDLDAALKPKGAEWQVKQAERFYTSMGFPELPQSFYTKSSLYPLPPNAGYKKNNHASAWHMDLNQDVRCLMSVEPNAEWYETTHHELGHIYYYMTYTNPDVPVLLREGANRAYHEAVGSLLGLAAMQKPFLAELNLIDKDVQTDEVQTLLKEALNYVVFIPFSSGVMSEWEHDFYAKNLPADQLNKRWWELTKKYQGIVPPADRGENYLDAATKTHINDDAAQYYDYAMSYVILFQLHDHIAKNILKQDPHATNYYGSKEVGNFLRDIMYPGASADWRQMLKEKTGEELSARAMVDYFQPLMDYLKEQNKGRKYTL; via the coding sequence ATGAAAAAACTAATCTTTACCGGCCTCACCGCCGCAGCACTTCTCTCCGCCTGCTCCAGCCAGAAAACAGAGACGGCAGGCACAGAGCAAACCGCAGAAATAACCGAAGTGCAGCAGGAGGCACAGGCCTTTCTGGACCAGTACTCTACAAGATACCAGGAACTGTATACCCGCTCTGCTGAGGCAGAATGGGCTTCGAACACCAAAATCGTAGAGGGCGATACGACGAATGCAGCCGCCACCCGCCGCGCCAACGAAGCTTTTGCCGCCTTTACCGGAAGCGCCGAGAACATTCAGATGGCCCGCACTATGCTGGAGAAAAAAGACCAGCTGACGCCCCTGCAGGTAAAACAGTACGAGGCCATACTCTATGCAGGTGCCAACAACCCGCAAATCATTCCGGATGTGGTCAAAGCCCGCATCAAAGCCGAGACGGAGCAGACAGAGAAGCTCTACGGCTTCGATTACCGCATCTATGAAAAGTCGGTCAGCACCAACGAGATTGATAACATCCTGAAAACGGAATCAGACCTGAAGAAACGCCTCGATGCCTGGAACGCCAGCAAGGCAGTGGGACCTAATTTGAAGGAGGGCCTACTGAACCTGCGCCAGCTCCGCAATAAAACAGTGCAGAGCCTCGGCTACGACGACTACTTCAGCTATCAGGCCTCTGACTATGGTATGTCGCGGGAGGAGATGATGGATTTGATGCGGCAGATAAATGAGGAGCTGCGCCCGCTCTACCGCGAACTGCATACCTATGCACGCTATGAGCTGGCAAAGAAGTATGGTGTGAAGGAAGTGCCGGACTACCTCCCCGCTCACTGGGTGCCTAACCGCTGGGGACAGGACTGGAGCTCGATGGTAGAGGTAGAAGGCATTGACCTGGACGCCGCCCTGAAGCCGAAAGGCGCCGAGTGGCAAGTAAAGCAGGCGGAGCGTTTCTACACCAGCATGGGTTTTCCGGAACTGCCACAGTCGTTTTACACGAAATCGAGCCTGTACCCGCTGCCACCAAACGCCGGTTATAAGAAAAATAACCACGCCTCTGCCTGGCACATGGACCTGAATCAGGACGTGCGCTGCCTGATGAGCGTGGAGCCGAACGCAGAGTGGTATGAGACCACCCACCACGAGCTGGGCCACATCTATTATTACATGACCTATACCAACCCGGATGTGCCGGTGCTACTGCGTGAGGGCGCCAACCGTGCCTACCACGAGGCTGTCGGGTCATTACTTGGCCTGGCGGCCATGCAGAAGCCTTTCCTGGCGGAGCTGAACCTGATAGATAAGGATGTGCAGACGGACGAGGTGCAGACACTGCTCAAAGAGGCGCTGAACTATGTGGTCTTCATTCCTTTCTCTTCCGGGGTGATGAGCGAGTGGGAGCATGATTTCTATGCCAAAAACCTGCCGGCAGACCAGCTGAACAAGCGTTGGTGGGAGCTGACGAAGAAGTATCAAGGCATTGTGCCTCCGGCAGACCGAGGCGAGAATTACCTGGATGCAGCCACCAAAACACACATTAACGACGATGCGGCGCAATACTATGATTATGCCATGAGCTATGTAATCCTTTTCCAGCTGCACGACCACATCGCTAAAAACATCCTGAAGCAAGACCCGCACGCCACCAACTACTATGGCAGCAAAGAAGTAGGCAACTTCCTGCGCGACATCATGTACCCGGGCGCCTCAGCTGACTGGCGCCAGATGCTCAAGGAGAAAACCGGCGAAGAGCTGAGCGCCCGCGCTATGGTAGATTACTTCCAGCCGCTGATGGACTACCTGAAAGAGCAGAACAAAGGCAGAAAATATACTTTGTAG